In Blastococcus saxobsidens DD2, the genomic stretch GCAGCGCGATGGTGATCGACAGCGTCAGCAGGCTCCGGTCACGGCGGGCCAGCCCGGGCCGCTGCCAGAGGTCGCCCCACGCCGTCCGGGTGATGAAGTCCTGGAACCCGGCGGTGAAGGGCGTGGTGTTCGCGACGGCGCGGTCGACGTGCGCGTCGCCGAGCACCTCGCGGCGGGTGCGCATGCCCGCGTCGCGGCGCGCCTGGTCGGTGTCGGGCAGCTCGCTCACCGGGTGCTCCCGTCGGCGTCGAAGTGGCCCAGCAGCGCGCCGGTGACCTCGAGCGTCCGCTCCAGGTTGGCCAGGTGCGCGCCCGGGCTCACGGTGCGCAGCTCGGCTCCGGCGATGCCCGCGGCGATGAACTCCTGGTGCGGCGGCGGGAGCGCGGGGTCCTCGGCAGCGGAGACGACCAGGGTCGGCGCGGAGATCCGGCCCAGGTCCTCCCGCAGGTCGATGCCGCCCACCACCTCGCAGCACGCGGCGTAGCCCTCGTCGTCGGCGCCGGCGACCATCCGCTCCAGCCGGGCCACCAGGTCCGGGTGCTGGGCGGCGTGCTCGGGGGTCAGCCACCGGGACACGACCGCCGGGGCGAACTGCGCGGTGCCCCCCTCCCGGGCCTGGGCCGCCCGGTCGTGGAAGCCCTGCGGGTCGACCTTCGCCGAGCTGAACAGCACCGCCAGCCGGTGGATCCGTGCCGGCTCGCGGGCGGCCAGGCGCATCCCCACCATGCCGCCGAGGGAGACCCCGGCGACGTGCGCGCGCTCGGCCCCCAGCCGGTCCAGCAGCGCGACGACGTCGTCGACCAGGTCGTCGAGCGTGTACGGCCCGGCCGGCGCCGGCGACTTCCCGTGCCCCCGGCCGTCGTAGGTGACCACGCGGAACCGCTCGGCCAGGGCAGGCACCTGGGGATCCCACATGGCGCGGGTGGCGCCCAGGGAGCCGGCGAGGACGACGACGGGGGCGTCGGCCGGGCCGCTCTCGGTGTAGGAGACGTCGACAGCAGTCATGGGGTACCTCCGGTGCGGGCGTCGTGGTCGGCCAGGACGGCGTCGACCTGGGTGCCGGCCTCGCCGACGTCGGGAGCGGCGTGCAGGTCGGCGGGATCGACATCCCCCCGCTCGGCGAGCAGGTCGGCGAGCGGGCGGCCGGTCTCGCGGGCCGCACGGACGGCAGCGGCCACCGCCTCGTGCGCGGCGTTCCGGCCCAGCCGGGGCGCGAGCGCCTCGGTGGCCGCCGCGGCGAGCGCCGCGCGTCGGCCGCGGCGACGGTTCCGGCCATGCGGGCGAGGTCGGGCTGCAGCGACTCCAGGCTCTCGGCCAGCCACGCGGCGGCGGAGCCGACGGTCGACAGCAGGGCGGTGAGCGTCGGCCACTCGCTGTGCCACGCCCCCGCGGCCCGCTCGTGCTCCTGCTCCATCGCCGCGAGCAGGGTGGCCACCAGGCCGGGTGCCCGGCGGGCGCACGCGCGCGCCGAGATGGCGGCCACCGGGTTGTTCTTGTGCGGCATGGCCGAGGAGCCGCCACGGTGCTCGCTGATCTCGGCGACCTCGGCCACCTCGGTCTGGGCGAGCAGGACGAGGTCGACGGCGACGGATGCCACGACGCCCGCGGCCACGCCGAGAGCACCGGCGAGGTCCGCGATCGGCAGCCGCATCGTGTGCCAGGCGACCGGCGTGGGCGCCAGACCGAGCTCCGCGGCGAGCGCCGTGCGCAGGGCCACGCCGGACCCGTCGAGCCCGCTCAGGGTGCCGACCGCGCCGGCGTACTGCACCGGCAGCGAGGACTCGACGGCGCGCAGCCGGGCACGGGCGCCGTCGAGCCCGGCGAGCCAGCCGGCGGCCTTGAGCCCGAACGTGGTGGGCAACGCCTGCTGCATCAGCGTGCGGCCCATGACCACGTCGTCCCGGTGTGCACGGGCGAGTCCGGCCGCCGCCTCGGCGGCACCGGCGAGGTCACGGTCGATGACGGTGCCCGCCCGGCGGGCCACCAGCAGCAGCGCGGTGTCCAGGATGTCCTGGCTGGTGGCGCCGACGTGCACGGCCACCGCGTCCCGCTCCCCCACCGCCGACCGGAGCACCCGCACCAACGGCGGCACCGGGTTGCCGGCGTCGGCCGCCGCAGCGAGCACGGCGGCCAGGTCCAGCCCGGCCGGCTCGGCGCAGGCCCGGGTCACCGCGTCGGCCGCGGTGGTCGGCACCAGCCCGAGCCCGGCGGCGGCGCGGGCGAGTGCGGCCTCCACGTCGAGGAGCGCGTCGATCCAGCCGGCGTCGGACACGGCCGCGGCCGCACCTCCGCGGGCGAAGGTCCCGTCGAAGAGTCCGCTCACGGCTCGTTCCTACCGGAGGGGCCGGCGGCGCAGCGGCTCATACCGCGAAGAACACCGTCTCGCGGTCGCCCTGCAGGTGGATGTCCAGGCGGTAGCCGTCGTCGGCCGGCGTGGCCAGCAGCGTGCTCCGCCGGTCCTCCGGCAAGGCGCGCAGCACGACGTCCTCGGCGTTGGCCTCCGCCTCGTCGGCGAAGTAGATCCGCATGACCGCCCGGTCGAGAACGCCGCGGGCGAAGACGGAGACGTCGATGTGCGGGGCCTGCAGCCCGCCCTCGCCGTCGGGCAGCCGCCCGGGCTTGAGGGTGAAGACGCCGAACTCGCCGCTGAGCGTCTGGGACCGGGCGTAGCCGCGGAAGCCGGGGTAGGACGCGGCGCCGCGCGGGTCCTCGGGCGACGGGAAGCCGCCGTCGGGGTCGGCCTGCCAGGTCTCCACCATCGCGTCGCGGACGACGTCACCGGCGCCGTCGAACACCCGGCCGCGGATCCAGAAGCCGCCGTCGGTGCCTTCCTCCGCGGCCCAGGCGCCGTCCGGCCAGGTCAGCCCGATGGCGAGGTAGGGCCCGACCGTGGCGCTCGGGGTGGTGCCCAGCCGGAACGGCCCGGTGAGGAAGCCGCTGCCGCGCTGCCCGGTGCGGGGCTGGAAGGGGACGGTGGGATTCGGTGGGACGTCCAGTGGGTTCGCGCTCACGCCACATCTCCGTCGTCGTCGGTCTCGAAGGGCGTCCGGTCCGCGCCCCGCAGCACGATGTCCCACTCGAACGCCAGCGCCCAGTTGTCCTGGGTGCGCTCGAGGGAGTACCGGCTGATCGCCCGGTGCCGTGCCGGGGCCGGGATGGCGTTGAAGATCGGGTCCTGGCCGAACAGCGGGTCGTCCGGGAAGTACATCTGGGTCACCAGCCGCTGGGTGAACGCGCAGCCGAAGAGACTGAAGTGGATGTGCGCGGGGCGCCAGGCGTTGTGGTGGTTGCCCCACGGGTAGGCGCCGGGCTTGATCGTGAGGAACTCGTACCGGCCGAGGCTGTCGGTGACCGCCCGGCCCAGCCCGTCGAAGTGCGGGTCCAGTGGAGCCGGCCAGTTGTCGCCGACGTGCCGGTACCGGCCGGCGGAGTTGGCCTGCCAGACCTCGACCAGCGCGTCGGGCACCGGACGGCCGTCGCTGTCGAGCACCCGTCCGTGCACGAGGACCCGCTGGCCCAGGGCCTCACCGCCGTTGCGCAGGGTGAGGTCGGCGTCCTGGGCCTGCACCCGGTCCTCGCCCAGCACCGGGCCGGTGATCTCGGTCAGCCGGTGCGGCAGGTCCACCGGCGTCCGCAGCGGCGCCCGGAGAGCGGTGCTGCGGTACTCGGGGAAGCCGAGGGGCGTCCGCGTCGCGTCGGGCTCGCGCAGGTACTGCGGCAGGTGCAGCCCACCGCCGGATGTGGTCCCGGTCATGCCGGGGACGGTACGGCGCCGTGACTAGGCTGCCCAAGCCCAGAGTTCCACTGGGCGGGAGGAGGAGCCGCATGGCCGGTCACAGCGCCGTTCCGGGCCGGTCGGTGACCTCGCGGGCGCTCGGCATCCTCGACGCCTTCGGCAGCGACGCTCCCCGACTGTCCCTCTCGGAGATCGCGGAACGCTCCGGCACCCCGCTCACCACGGCGCACCGGCTCCTGGGGGAGCTGACCGACTGGGGGGCGCTCGTCCGGCGGCCCGACGGGCGGTACGAGATCGGCCGCAAGCTGTGGGACCTGGGCCTGCTCGCCCCCGTGCAGCTCGGGCTGCGGCAGGTGGCGGCCCCCTTCCTGCTCGACCTGCACACCACGGTCCGGGACACCGTGCACCTGGCCGTCCGGGAGGGGCACTACGCCCTCTACGTGGAGCGGATCTCCGGCCGGGTGTCCGTGCCGATCGTCAGCCAGGTGGGCAGCCGGCTGCCGCTGCACGCGACCGGCGTGGGCAAGGTGCTGCTGGCGGCCGCCCCGGACGACGTCGTGGAGCAGGTGCTCAGCGATCTGCGGCCGGTCACCCGGCACACCGTCGTCGACCGGCACCGGCTCTCCCTCGAGCTGGCCGAGGTCCGCCGGCGGCGCTACGCCCGCACCTGCGAGGAGATGTCCGCCGGCGCCGCCTCGATCGCCGTCCCGGTGCAGGTGGAACGGCCCGCCGGTCCGCTGGCCGTCGCCGCCCTGGGCATCGTGGTGCCCCCCCAGCGACGGGACCTGGCCCGCATGGTGCCCGCGCTGGAGATGGCGGCGCGCGGCATCGCCCGCGAACTGGCCCGCTCGCTGGAATTCCACTGAGCGGAAGCGCCCGGTTCCGCCGGCGGTCCCGGGCGCCCAGACTCGTCGCGTGCGCACCCAGGTAGGCATCATCGGCGCCGGCCCGGCCGGTCTCCTCCTGTCCCGGCTGCTGGCCCTGCGCGGGATCGACTCGGTGGTCCTCGAGAACCGGTCCCGCGAGTACATCGAGGCCCGCGTCCGCGCCGGCATCCTGGAGCAGCACACCGTCGACACGCTCACCGAGGCCGGCCTCGGCGACCGGCTGCGCCGTGAGGGCCTGGAACACCGCGGCATCCACCTGCAGTACCCCGGCACCCGGCACACGCTCGACTTCCCGGAGCTGTGCGGCCGCACCGTGTGGGTGTACGGCCAGACCGAGGTGGTGAAGGACCTCGTCGCCGCCCAGCTCGACGGTGGCCCGCCGCTGCTGTTCGACGTCTCCGACGTGCGACCTGAGGACGTCGACGGCGATTCGCCGCGCATCCGCTTCACCCACGCCGACGGCTCGCCCCAGGTGCTGGAGTGCGACGTCATCGCGGGCACCGACGGCTTCCACGGCGTCTCCCGCCCGGTCGTGGCCGACGCCGACGGCCGGCTGTGGGAGCGCACCTATCCCTACGCGTGGCTGGGCATCCTCGCCGACGCGGCACCGGCCACCGACGAACTCGTCTACGCCTGGCACCCCGAGGGCTTCGCGCTCTACTCGATGCGCTCGCCGTCGGTCTCCCGCCTGTACCTGCAGGTGGACCCCGCCGACTCGATCGACAACTGGTCCGACGACCGCATCTGGGCGAACCTCTCCCGCCGGCTGTCCCTGGACGGCTGGGACGTCTCCACCGGCCCGATCACCGAGAAGTCGATCCTGCCGATGCGCTCGTTCGTCAGCGCGCCGATGCGCCGCGGCCGGCTCTTCCTGGCCGGGGACGCCGCGCACATCGTGCCGCCGACCGGCGCCAAGGGGCTGAACCTCGCCGTCACCGACGTGACCCTGCTCGCGACGGCGCTGACCCGGTTCCTGCAGGAGGAGCAGACGGACCTCGTCGACGCCTACTCCGACACCGCGCTGCGGCGGGTGTGGCGGTGCACGCACTTCTCCTGGTGGATGACCTCGATGCTGCACCGCTCGGGGGACGACTTCGACGCGCAGCTGCAGCTCGCCCAGCTGCAGCGGGTCTGCTCCTCCGAGGCCGCCGCCCGCGAGCTGGCCGAGAACTACACGGGACTGCCGATCGAGTGACCGCGAAGGCCGCCCGGGTGCATGCGCATCCGCATGACGGGCAGCGGACGAAGACGCTGCGTGGAGTTCTTCGCCGCCGCTGAGCAGGAGACGTACTGGCTGGTGCAGCCCCTGATGGAGGTCGGCCTGCCGCTGGACGAGATCCGGGATCTGCTGTGCCGCCTCGGCTTCGAGGCCGTCGTCTGCGACAGCCGCAGCATCGACGCCCGGGTGAGCAGCCTCGTCGGCGACCGTCCGGACGGCGTCCGGGCGGCCTGGGTGGAGACGGTCAGCCGGATGATCGCCGTGCCGCAGGCCGACGCCGGCGCACGGCCGGTGAGGCCAGCGCCTCCGGGGTGATCCGCACGCCGTCCCGGCGGTTCGCCTCCCGGGCCGACCGGTGCGTGCACGTCCGGCGGTTGCCCGGTGAGCCGGATCTACCGGCCGGTAGGCCGTGTGGGATCGTCGGGGGCACTACGTCGAGACGGCGCTGCCGCCGTCAGGAAAGAGGACCGATGCGGTTGCAGCTGTCCCCGGAGCTCCAGGCCTTCCGGGAGGAGATGCGGACCTTCTTCACCACCCAGGTGCCCCAGGAGATCCGCGACAAGGTCGCGGCCCACCGGCACGTGTCCAAGGAGGAGTACGTCGAGGCCCAGCGGGCGCTCAACGCCGCGGGCCTGGCCGTGCCGCACTGGCCGGTGGAGTGGGGCGGCCGGGACTGGACGCCGCTGCAGCGCCACATCTGGCGCGAGGAGATGCAGCTGGCCAGCGTCCCGGAGCCGCTGGCCTTCAACACCAGCATGATCGGCCCGGTCCTCGCCGCCTTCGGCAACCAGGAGCAGAAGGAGCGCTTCCTGGCCAAGACGGCAAACCTCGACATCTGGTGGTGCCAGGGCTTCTCCGAGCCCGACGCCGGCTCCGACCTGGCCTCGCTGCGCACCACCGCCGTCCGCGACGGCGACGACTGGGTGGTCAACGGCCAGAAGACCTGGACGACCCTGGGCCAGCACGCCGACTGGATCTTCTGCCTGGTCCGCACCGACCCGACCGCGGAGAAGAAACAGCGCGGCATCTCCATGCTGGTCTTCCCGATGGACACCCCCGGTGTCACCCTCCGCCCCATCGAGCTGATCGACGGCGGCTTCGAGGTCAACGAGGTCTTCTTCGAGGACGTGCGCGTCCCGGCCGAGAACCTGATCGGCGAGGAGAACCGGGGCTGGGACTACGCCAAGTTCCTGCTGGGCAACGAGCGCGTCGGCATCGCCCGGGTGGGCGCCACCAAGAAGATGCTCGCCCAGGCCAAGGAGCACGCCCGGGAGATCACCGTCGACGGGCGTCCGCTCCTGGAGGACCCGTTCATGGCGACCCGGATCGCGGAGCTGGAGAACGAGCTGGTCGCCCTGGAGCTGACCGCGCTGCGCGTGGTCGCCAACTCCGCCGACGGCAAGCCGCACCCGGCGTCCTCGGTGCTCAAGCTCAAGGGCTCGGAGCTGCAGCAGGCCGCCACCGAGCTCATGGTCGACATCGCCGGCCCGCTGTCGGTGGCGTCGTTCGCCGAGGACGGCTCCGACGTGCCCGACTGGGCCCGTGTGGCGACGCCGCACTACCTGAACTACCGCAAGGTCTCCATCTACGGAGGCTCCAACGAGGTGCAGCGCACCATCATCGCCGGCACGATCCTGGGGCTGTGAACTGACGTGAACTTCGATTTCGACAGCGAGCAGAACGACCTGCGCGAGGCCGTCCGCGGTCTCCTGGAGCGGGCGTACGGCGACAGCGAGCAGCGCCGCAAGGTGGTGGCCAACGACCCGGGCTTCGACGAGAAGACCTGGTCGCGGCTGGCCGAGATGGGGCTGCTGGGCCTGCCCTTCGCCGAGGAGCACGGCGGCATGGGCGCCGGGCCGATCGAGGTGGCGATCGTCGCCGAGGAGATCGGCCGGGTCATCGCCCCCGAGCCGTTCATCGAGGCGGTCGTGCTCGCCGGTGGCCTGATCGCCGCCGTCGGCACCGACGAGCAGAAGGGCGAGCTCCTCGCCGCCATCGCCGAGGGCACGACGGTGCCCGCCTTCGCCCACGCGGAGATCGGGACCCGGTGGAGCGCGTCGGCCGCGGCGGTCACCGCCACGCGGACCGGCGAGGGCTGGACGCTCTCCGGCGTCAAGGAGCCGGTGCCGAACGGCGCGCATGCCGACGTCCTCGTCGTCTCGGCTCTGCTGGCCGGGGACGGGGCCCCCGGCGGCACCGGGCTGTTCGTGGTGCAGGGTGACGCGGCGGGCCTGACCCGCACCGGCTACCGCACCCACGACGGCACCCGCGCGGCCAACGTCCGCTTCGACGGCACCCCGGCCACCCTGCTGGGTGGCAGCGACTCCCCCACCCACCCGGACCAGACCGCCGCCATCGAGCGGGTCCTCGCCGAGGCGCGGATCGCCTACAGCCACGAGGCGATCGGGGCGATGGACACCGCGCTGCGGATCACCGCCGAGTACCTCAAGACCCGCAAGCAGTTCGGGGTCACCCTCAACCGGTTCCAGGCGCTCACCTTCCGCGCCGCGGACATGTACGTGTCCCTGGAGCTGGCCCGCAGCACCGCGCTGTGGGCGTCGATGGTGCAGGAGGCCGGCGGCGACGTCGTCTCCGCCGCCGACCGCGCCCGGCTGCAGAGCAGCCGTGCCGGCCGGCACGTCGGCAAGGAGGCGATCCAGCTGCACGGCGGGATCGGGGTGACGGCGGAGTACTCCGTCGGCCACTACACCAGCCGGCTCACCGCGATCGACCACCTGCTCGGTGACGGTGGCTTCGCCGTCGCCCGGCTCGCCGAGCACGTCGGCGAGCGGGAGACGGTCGACCCGCTGGGCGCCCCGTACGCCTGACGCCGCGCAGACGCTGTGCGCAGACGAGCAGTTCGCCACCACCGCGATCCTGCTCGTCTGCGCACAGCGACGCGGTCCTCGCTCAGTCGCCCAGCATCGCGCGGCGGAGCTCGTCGGCGCCGGCCCGCACCGCGTCGAGCACCGGCACCAGGTCGTCCTCGCGCAGCTGACCGCAGGTGAGCCGGGCGATCGGCACGGTGTCGTAGTCCTCGGTGGTCAGCCGTGCCGCGACCTCGAAGGCACCGCGAAGCAGGGCGCCCTCCATCGACGTGACGTCGTCGACCTCGTCGAGCCTGGTCGTCATGCTGTGCGGGAAGCCCCACTGCTCGAGGGCGACGGCGGTCAGGCGGAGGCTGTTGATGCCGTACCGGCGCAGCTCCGCGGTACGCCGGGTGGTGACGTCGGGGTGCTCGGCCGTCAGCTCGGCATAGCCGTCGGTGTCGTTGTGGTGCAGCAGCGCCGCACCCAGCTGGGCCAGCAGGCCGATGCACAGGGCGTCCTGCGGCCGTTCACCGAAGCGCGGCGCGAGCGTGGAGGAGGCGAGGGCGAGGCTGGTCGTCACGTCCCAGAAGTTCTCCGGCAGGCGGGACTCGTCGTCCAGCTCGGTCAGCGCCACGGTGGCCATGGTCCGCACGGTGGTGAACCCGACCACCGTGACGGCGAACTGCAGCGAGGTCAC encodes the following:
- the pcaC gene encoding 4-carboxymuconolactone decarboxylase, with translation MSELPDTDQARRDAGMRTRREVLGDAHVDRAVANTTPFTAGFQDFITRTAWGDLWQRPGLARRDRSLLTLSITIALRHWEEFALHVRAAVNNGLTDEEIAEVIQHAAVYAGVPAANHAFKVAGPILEELRGSTGG
- a CDS encoding alpha/beta fold hydrolase, whose amino-acid sequence is MTAVDVSYTESGPADAPVVVLAGSLGATRAMWDPQVPALAERFRVVTYDGRGHGKSPAPAGPYTLDDLVDDVVALLDRLGAERAHVAGVSLGGMVGMRLAAREPARIHRLAVLFSSAKVDPQGFHDRAAQAREGGTAQFAPAVVSRWLTPEHAAQHPDLVARLERMVAGADDEGYAACCEVVGGIDLREDLGRISAPTLVVSAAEDPALPPPHQEFIAAGIAGAELRTVSPGAHLANLERTLEVTGALLGHFDADGSTR
- the pcaG gene encoding protocatechuate 3,4-dioxygenase subunit alpha gives rise to the protein MSANPLDVPPNPTVPFQPRTGQRGSGFLTGPFRLGTTPSATVGPYLAIGLTWPDGAWAAEEGTDGGFWIRGRVFDGAGDVVRDAMVETWQADPDGGFPSPEDPRGAASYPGFRGYARSQTLSGEFGVFTLKPGRLPDGEGGLQAPHIDVSVFARGVLDRAVMRIYFADEAEANAEDVVLRALPEDRRSTLLATPADDGYRLDIHLQGDRETVFFAV
- the pcaH gene encoding protocatechuate 3,4-dioxygenase subunit beta — translated: MTGTTSGGGLHLPQYLREPDATRTPLGFPEYRSTALRAPLRTPVDLPHRLTEITGPVLGEDRVQAQDADLTLRNGGEALGQRVLVHGRVLDSDGRPVPDALVEVWQANSAGRYRHVGDNWPAPLDPHFDGLGRAVTDSLGRYEFLTIKPGAYPWGNHHNAWRPAHIHFSLFGCAFTQRLVTQMYFPDDPLFGQDPIFNAIPAPARHRAISRYSLERTQDNWALAFEWDIVLRGADRTPFETDDDGDVA
- a CDS encoding IclR family transcriptional regulator, yielding MAGHSAVPGRSVTSRALGILDAFGSDAPRLSLSEIAERSGTPLTTAHRLLGELTDWGALVRRPDGRYEIGRKLWDLGLLAPVQLGLRQVAAPFLLDLHTTVRDTVHLAVREGHYALYVERISGRVSVPIVSQVGSRLPLHATGVGKVLLAAAPDDVVEQVLSDLRPVTRHTVVDRHRLSLELAEVRRRRYARTCEEMSAGAASIAVPVQVERPAGPLAVAALGIVVPPQRRDLARMVPALEMAARGIARELARSLEFH
- a CDS encoding 4-hydroxybenzoate 3-monooxygenase produces the protein MRTQVGIIGAGPAGLLLSRLLALRGIDSVVLENRSREYIEARVRAGILEQHTVDTLTEAGLGDRLRREGLEHRGIHLQYPGTRHTLDFPELCGRTVWVYGQTEVVKDLVAAQLDGGPPLLFDVSDVRPEDVDGDSPRIRFTHADGSPQVLECDVIAGTDGFHGVSRPVVADADGRLWERTYPYAWLGILADAAPATDELVYAWHPEGFALYSMRSPSVSRLYLQVDPADSIDNWSDDRIWANLSRRLSLDGWDVSTGPITEKSILPMRSFVSAPMRRGRLFLAGDAAHIVPPTGAKGLNLAVTDVTLLATALTRFLQEEQTDLVDAYSDTALRRVWRCTHFSWWMTSMLHRSGDDFDAQLQLAQLQRVCSSEAAARELAENYTGLPIE
- a CDS encoding acyl-CoA dehydrogenase family protein → MRLQLSPELQAFREEMRTFFTTQVPQEIRDKVAAHRHVSKEEYVEAQRALNAAGLAVPHWPVEWGGRDWTPLQRHIWREEMQLASVPEPLAFNTSMIGPVLAAFGNQEQKERFLAKTANLDIWWCQGFSEPDAGSDLASLRTTAVRDGDDWVVNGQKTWTTLGQHADWIFCLVRTDPTAEKKQRGISMLVFPMDTPGVTLRPIELIDGGFEVNEVFFEDVRVPAENLIGEENRGWDYAKFLLGNERVGIARVGATKKMLAQAKEHAREITVDGRPLLEDPFMATRIAELENELVALELTALRVVANSADGKPHPASSVLKLKGSELQQAATELMVDIAGPLSVASFAEDGSDVPDWARVATPHYLNYRKVSIYGGSNEVQRTIIAGTILGL
- a CDS encoding acyl-CoA dehydrogenase family protein — its product is MNFDFDSEQNDLREAVRGLLERAYGDSEQRRKVVANDPGFDEKTWSRLAEMGLLGLPFAEEHGGMGAGPIEVAIVAEEIGRVIAPEPFIEAVVLAGGLIAAVGTDEQKGELLAAIAEGTTVPAFAHAEIGTRWSASAAAVTATRTGEGWTLSGVKEPVPNGAHADVLVVSALLAGDGAPGGTGLFVVQGDAAGLTRTGYRTHDGTRAANVRFDGTPATLLGGSDSPTHPDQTAAIERVLAEARIAYSHEAIGAMDTALRITAEYLKTRKQFGVTLNRFQALTFRAADMYVSLELARSTALWASMVQEAGGDVVSAADRARLQSSRAGRHVGKEAIQLHGGIGVTAEYSVGHYTSRLTAIDHLLGDGGFAVARLAEHVGERETVDPLGAPYA
- a CDS encoding HDOD domain-containing protein, encoding MTVTPFPARAEAAPVFDLEKVLSSIDTMAAQRPVAAQIVSVANSDDTSAKVLSGILASDVALASRVMKLANSAYFGMRGRVTSLQFAVTVVGFTTVRTMATVALTELDDESRLPENFWDVTTSLALASSTLAPRFGERPQDALCIGLLAQLGAALLHHNDTDGYAELTAEHPDVTTRRTAELRRYGINSLRLTAVALEQWGFPHSMTTRLDEVDDVTSMEGALLRGAFEVAARLTTEDYDTVPIARLTCGQLREDDLVPVLDAVRAGADELRRAMLGD